The following coding sequences are from one Rutidosis leptorrhynchoides isolate AG116_Rl617_1_P2 chromosome 11, CSIRO_AGI_Rlap_v1, whole genome shotgun sequence window:
- the LOC139876497 gene encoding mitochondrial import inner membrane translocase subunit Tim9, which translates to MDKSMLGDLANLQPEDQARMATMIDQLQVRDSLRMYNTLVERCFTDCVDTFRRKTLDKQEETCVKRCAEKFLKHSMRVGLRFAELNQGAATQD; encoded by the exons ATGGATAAAAGTATGCTCGGAGATCTGGCTAATCTTCAACCAGAAGATCAAGCTCGCATGGCTACCATGATTGATCAGCTCCAAGTTCGTGACAG TCTGAGGATGTATAACACGCTTGTGGAGAGATGCTTTACGGATTGTGTGGACACATTCAGACGCAAGACATTAGATAAACAAGAGGAGACATGTGTGAAGAGATGTGCTGAGAAGTTTTTGAAGCATTCAATGCGTGTCGGATTAAGGTTTGCTGAACTTAATCAAGGGGCTGCTACTCAAGACTAA
- the LOC139876496 gene encoding uncharacterized protein, with translation MPATAGRVRMPANNRVHSSAALQTHGIWQSAIGYDPYAPNKEDNKKSAQPQSSNPEPEGENAYASFQGLLALARITGSNADEARGSCKKCGRVGHLTFQCRNFLSIKEDKEKDQEAIQAAVNAGLEKLKGNGKRVNESSDESDEEESESSDSDYDSEIERAIAKKYGKKVSSKSKSLRKKKDDDDSDEDESDYEKKKKKKKGGRSKKRSVKRSSSDESSDEVSGRKKRKEKRRRKDESSDDDLDRKSNRRKSRKEKKRSRRYSDDSDSSEDSVRRRKRKSKSKRRYESYSDASSAEDSRVGRGKRRSEGRNRK, from the coding sequence ATGCCGGCGACAGCAGGAAGGGTTCGTATGCCAGCTAACAATCGGGTGCACAGTAGTGCTGCCTTGCAAACTCATGGTATATGGCAAAGTGCGATTGGATACGACCCGTATGCTCCCAATAAAGAAGATAACAAGAAATCCGCCCAACCTCAATCTTCTAATCCAGAACCTGAAGGTGAAAATGCTTATGCTAGTTTTCAGGGGTTACTTGCACTTGCCCGAATTACTGGGTCAAATGCTGATGAGGCTCGTGGGTCCTGCAAGAAATGTGGTCGAGTGGGTCATCTGACATTTCAGTGTAGAAACTTCTTGAGCATTAAAGAAGATAAAGAGAAAGATCAAGAAGCTATTCAGGCTGCTGTTAATGCAGGGTTAGAGAAACTAAAAGGTAATGGGAAGAGAGTTAATGAAAGTTCAGATGAGAGTGATGAAGAGGAAAGCGAGAGTTCAGATTCTGATTATGATTCGGAGATTGAACGGGCTATTGCTAAAAAATATGGGAAAAAGGTGAGTAGTAAATCGAAGTCTTTAAGAAagaagaaagatgatgatgattcggATGAAGATGAGTCGGAttatgaaaagaagaagaagaaaaaaaaaggggGTAGGTCAAAGAAGAGAAGTGTTAAGAGGAGTTCAAGTGATGAGTCATCGGATGAGGTAAGCGGTAGGAAAAAGAGGAAAGAAAAAAGGAGGAGAaaggatgagtcatcggatgacgATCTGGACCGTAAATCGAATCGTAGGAAGAGTAGGAAAGAGAAAAAGAGGAGTCGTAGGTATTCGGATGATTCAGATAGTTCTGAAGACTCGGTTAGAAGGCGGAAGAGGAAGAGTAAGAGCAAAAGAAGGTACGAGTCATATTCAGATGCTAGCAGCGCTGAGGATTCAAGGGTTGGCAGAGGCAAAAGAAGGTCCGAAGGCAGGAACAGGAAATGA